TACGCCCGGGCGACTTCCTCGGCGAGGGCCCGCCAGAGGCGGCTGGAGGCGAGGACGTTGGCCTTATCAACGCTGGTCAGCCGTCGGCGCCGCTGGCGAGCCAGCTCGAAGGCGACCAGCAGGACCCGTCGGATTTCCGCTTCCGAATATCGAAGGGTGTCGACGGCCTGACGGCCCCGGCGGTTCCGCCACTGGCGTTGGGGCCGTCCGAAGTACAGCCCGCCGGTCAGCTCCCGGACGACGATGAAGTCGACGTTGCGGGTCACGTCCGGCTTAAGGGGAGACGCCTCTTGGAGCCATGGGTACGTCTGGACGGGCCGAAGGTTGGCGAAGAGGCCGAGACCCTTCCGGAGGGTCAGGAGTCCCTGCTCAGGTCGGACAGGCGCTCGCGGGTCGTCCCATCGAGGGCCGCCGACGGCGCCCAAGAGGACGGCGTGAGCCCGGCGACACCGCTCCAGGGTCTCGGGCCGGAGGGCCACGCCGTAGCGCTCGATGCAGGCCCCGCCGATGAGGTCTTCATGAAACTCGAAGCGGACGCCGAACCGTCGCTCGACGACCCGGAGGACCCGCAAGGCCTCAGCCATGACCTCGGGCCCGATGCCGTCGCCTGGTAGTACGATGATGCGGTAGATGCGTGTCTGCATGGTACCAGGATGCGTGGCGCGGGATGCGAGATACAAGGTACAGGATTATGAATTTGAAGAATGGCCGACGAGGCGTCGGCCTGGCCCATAGGCCAGAAGCCTCCCTCTACGGCTTGACTCTCCAGCCGGCCCCGACGGACTCGTCGGCGCCGGTATGTTCTCCGAGTTCCTGTCTGCACGTGTTGAATGAGGACCTGTCCCCCTCGGGTGCATCTCGGAGGAAGCGCTCCTCTGCCCAGCCCTGGGATCAATCAGGTACGACGTCACGGCCGGTACGTCCAAAACGGCTGACCGGCTCATCCGGGTTCCTCGGACTGTGACATGGCTACATTACAACAAGGAGCGCTGACCCGGGTTCCCCATGGAAATAGCCGCCTCGGCGCCGACGTGTTCCGGACAATCGACGCGCAGTGTCGTCGGCCCCAAGGGTCGGTCCAGCAGGGCACAGTGGTGGGGCGTCGGCGTGCCGGGGTGGACATCCTGTCGAAAGAACCGACAGGTGAGGCACATCCGGGCGACCGTGATGACGCCGGCCCGCTGGAGTTCGACGATAAGCCGCATCAGGAAATTCAAGACGGACGTCTTCTCGTCCAGTCCTGCAAAGCTCAGGGAGTCCCGGACAGTGTTGGCCCACGCCGCCAGGCGACGGGCCAGCCGGCGGCCGTCAGGCGTCAGGTCCAGGACGGACGACCGGCGGTCCGAGATGTCGGGCCGGCGACGGACTAAACCTTTGGATTCCAAAGCCGTCACGGCGTCACTGACGGTCGCCTTGGTCAGCCGGAAGGCCTGGGCCAAGCCGCTCACGCGGCGGTGCGCCTCGGGTTGATACAACAAGTAACACAGGAACTGGACCTGGATAGGACTCAAGCCGTGGGTCTGGCCGACCCGCCAGAGAAGGACCCGGAAGGCCTGGGCCAGACGCTCGAGGGCGGCGACGAGCTTGCTGTCGACGTCGTCGTGCTGGAAGGTGAGGTCCCATACCGGGGGACGTTGGGTCATGGGGACTTTCTCCGCACCGTCCGCAAGATAAGTCGTCGGGCCGGGTCCGTCAAGCGGCTGGAGCTGGTAGGGGTGGGGGAGGGCCGTCTCATCAGGTCCGGGACGGCCCTTGGGAAGAGGCGAATCGGCTCGACGGATTTCCGGCCCTCGCTTGCGGGCCCTCCTCCTGGCTTCCTTCGGGATTCTTGACAGGGGAGACGGCTTCGGATAAAATGATTAGGAATCCTAACTAAAAGGAGGTCCGATGATGCGAGGCTCACGTCTCCTGACCCTCCTCGGCGGGACCCTCTTGGCCCTCTCGACCCTCCCCCTCCGACCGACCCCCGCCGCCGACCCCGTCCCCTACCCGAAGGGCTACCGCCAGTGGACTCACATCAAATCCATGGTCATCCAGCCGGGCCACCCCCTCTTTGAGGCCTTCGGCGGGATCCACCATATCTACGCCAATCCCAAAGCCCTCACGGCTTACCAAAAGGGCGCCCCCTTCCCCGACGGAAGCGTCATCGTCTTCGACCTCCTCGAAGCCAAGGCCGAAGACGGCGCTCTCGTCGAAGGTGCCCGCAAGGTCGTCGGCGTGATGGTCAAGGACCGCCGCCGCTACGCCTCGACGGGCGGCTGGGGATTCGAAGGCTTCAAGGGTGACACGCAAGAACGGGTCGTCCAGGACATGAATCAGTGCTTCGGCTGTCACATGTCGGCGAAGGACACGGATTACGTCTTCAGCCGGTACCGTCCGTAAAACTCCCGAGCGATGTCGGCCCCCGGGTCGTCCCCCTATCCCGGGGGCCCCTTTATTAAACTCATAAATCCGACCATAGACCACAGACCATAGACCTGCTTAGGCCCAGGTGGGCCTATGGTCCATGGTCTGGGGTCGGATGTCGAGGGTCCGATCCCGGTCTTATCGGATTCTTATTAAACTACGGCCTGCCGTCCTGTCGTCACGCCGTTACGAACCCTGAAAATCGTGCTTCCTAAAGGTCGCCGATCCAGCCCGCATGTCGCTTCCATCGAATGAAACCTACTGTCAATAAAGAGTCGGACGGGACCTGCGCTCCTCACGTCATCCCGGCGAAGGCCCCAAACGATGGAGGCCGGAAGCCCGTTCGAGGTCTATCAGTTCCCGGGTCAGCTCGTAGACCTGGCGGGCCACGTCGGGGTCGAGCCGTTCCCGCCGGCGGGCCAACTCATTCCGCAAGCGCCGGAAATAAACGATGTGGAGGAGCTCGACGGCCTCGGTGAAGACCCGTTCGTCCCACGGAGTCTCATCCCGGAGCAAGTCGTGCACCCAAAGGCTTTCCGGTGGTTCGGAGAACACCTCCAGCAGGAGGGGCCAGTCCACGGTCCGGCCGGCGTACCAGGCGTCGTAGAGGAACCGCAGGAGGCGGTGACTCCGGGCGACCTCCAAGATGGCCTCCCCGACGCGAGTCATCAGCCGCTCGAAGAGGTCGGGCCGCTCTATAAGGGCCCGGAGAATCCATTTTTCATAGGACGGCAGGGACGTTCTCTCGAGCGTCAGAGCCGGTGGGGGCGAGCCGGGACCCGGGGCCTGGGACTCGGCACCCGATTTCCGGCGGAGCCAGCGGAGGAAGTCGGCATATAACTGGGCAGGCGGTTCGAGGCCCAGGCGGCGGGCGATCTGGAGAGCGGCGTAGTAGCGGCTCGACTGATGGGGAACCCGGGTCAGGAGTTGGAAGAGGGCCTGAAGGGCCTGGCGGTTCTGTACGATGGCGGCGGCCGACCGTTCCCAGCGGGCGTCGTCCTGCCGCAAGGTCGGCCATTCATCGGGACTCACGCCGGCATGGCGGGTCATCAGGTAGAACAAGGCGAAGTCCCACCCGTCCATCGCTTCGGCGAAGGCCCGTCCGAGGGCTGGGGTGCCGGCTCGTTGGAGGACTTCGGCGGGGTCCTTCCCTTCGGTCCACCGCAGAAATGACGGCGCAAAGCCGCCGCCGACGAGTTCGTGGAGGGCCTCCCAGGCGGCCTTTTGGCCCGACTCGTCGGCATCGAAGCCAACCCACACGCGGTCGGCATGCCGTTGGATCCATCGGACGTGGTCGGCCGTCAGGGCCGTCCCCATCAGGGCGACCGTATGGGGCCAGCCGTGGAGGGCCATGAGTACGGCGTCAAAGTAACCCTCCACCAGGACGACGGCCCGCCGCTGGCGGACCGCCGGGGCGGCCCATCCGAGACCAAACAGGGTCTGGGATTTCCGAAAAACGGGCGTCTCGGGGCTATTTAGATACTTAGGGACGCCTTCTTCCAGGGCCCGGCCCGCCAAGGCCACGACTCGCCCGGCCGGGTCGTGAATCGGGAACACGATACGGTTTCGTAAGAGGTCGAACCACCGGCCGTCTCGCTCGATAAAGAGTCCGCACTGGGCGATGACCCATGTCGGGACGTCGGCCTGCCTGAAGTGGTCATACAGGGCTTGGCCATCCGGCGGTGCGTAGCCGAGGCCATAGGCCTCCCAGGCCGTCTCGGGGACGCCCCGACCCTCGAGATAGGCCCGGGCCTCGGCGGCCGCCTCCGTATAAAGGGCCTGCCGGTAAAATCGGTGCGCCCGGTCCAGGGCCTGAATGAGGGCGGCGACCTGGCGGTCCCGGTCGGTCGTCGGCTCACCGGGTGGCGGCGGGAGCTTCCAACGTTCTTGAAGCAGACGCAGGACGCCCGGAAAGTCCAGATTCTCGGCCGTCTGGAGAAATCGAAAGACGTCCCCGCCCCGGTGGCATCCGAAGCAGAAGAAGCTGTTCGTCTCGGGAAATACGTAGAAACTCGGCGTCCGTTCCGGATGAAGGGGACAGAGGCCCACCCACCGACGACCCACGCGCCGGAGTTTCGTGTAAGCGCTGAAGACCTCGATGGGGTCGATGTGCTCACAAAGCCACGTCAGCCATGGACTGGCCATAGACCCGCCGTCCAAAGATGATGCATCGCGAGGGGCGGACATCGCCATTCGCTATCCATGCTATGGCAGGACCGCGCCGGCGTCAAAGGGGCGATGCCCCTTAGATTGCGAATTCCGAATTGCGGATTGGGGAGTCCTGGTCGGGTAGGAGGGGATCCCTTCGGGACCCCGAGAGTCGTCCCGACGTCTATCTTGTCGGGCGCCGCCGGTAACGGCGGCGTCGAAAACTCGGAACGCCGGCTGTCATACGGACGGCCTCTCCGCTGTCGGCTTTAAGGTACCGCATTCGCAATCTGAGGATGGATTTGCCTTTTCACGTCTTCCGACCCAAAATAGAAAAGATGCATCCCGATGAGGAGGCTTTCTATGACGGCCCAGCAGAGCGGCGGGCCGGGTGTGCCCGGAGGGCGCCCGCCTCAAATGCGGCCCAAGCCGGCCCCGCGCCCGGGAGGCGGATATCCAGCCATCGGTGGTCCCCAGTTCGGCTTTAATAGCTTGGTGCGGCAGGCGATCGAGACCCGGAAGGCTGTCATCCTGGAGCTCATGACGGGGGAGACCCTTCAAGTCACCCTGCTTCGGGAAGACCAGTTTACGCTGACGGTCCTCCTGAAGGACGAGATCCGCATCGTTTACAAACATGGCATCAAGCAGTTGATCTTTACCAAAGAATGAGGCCAGGTGGGGGCTTGGGGGCTCAATCCAACGCTCGATAAAATCCCCACGTAGCGTCCCAAAGCGGTTTCCAGGCCCACCCTGCGCGCCCGAGGGGGGCGTCCGTCTCGACGTGCGTCAGGACGGGGACTTCCACGAAGCGGACAGTCGGCGACTGCCAGGCCTGGGCCAGACGTCGAGACTCTTCGATAGGAATGGCGGGGTCGGCTGGACTGTGCAGGATCCACGTCGGTACGTTCCAGGGGCGGATGACATGGGCCATCGGGGAGAGTTCCCGAAGCACGGCCTGAAAGTCTGGTGGGGCCTGCCGGCACCAAGCATCGACCTCTTCGACCGACTGACAGGCTAAGAGGCGTTCGACTTGACGTCGGATCGTCTCCTCCGACCATCCGTGAGTCCGGCCCCATCCTTCTAAAGCTTGGCGGACGGCCGACCGGACACGGGCCGTGTCCCATCCGTACAAGCGCTCACCGATGAGCCCGACGGCCATCAGGCGGCAGGCATCGGCGTAGGCCCCGACGGTCGCCACGGCCCGCAGGCGGGGCCATGAAGGTTCGGACCCAAGAGCCCGCAAGGCCGGACCGGCGCCGACACTGATGCCGACCAAGGCCCACGCCGGACATCGACCCTCTACTTCCTGAAACAGCCGTTTCATTTGAGGGACGACCTGGGGGTCGAATCGAAATTCAGCCAAAGCGGGGACGTGAGGCACGTAGGCGTCCAATCCGCTCCAGGCCAGGGCCCGAGCGAAGTCCTTCAGGCGGGGGTCATCCTTCCCGTCCGGCGTAAGACCGTGGATGACGACGATACAGGGCCGGCCCGGCGTCGCCATGTGGGAAAACCAGTGGTCCACGGCCCATCCGCCGGCCATCGAGAGGGTCTCCACGCCGACAGGGAGCGGGGCCGACGCCGGAGACCGCAGGCCCCCCATCAGGGCCAAGGCCGGTAGGACCGTCCGCATCCCCCAGAGGACCAGGCCATAAGCGACGATCCCGAGTCCGATCCAAGCGACCCGACGATACGCCATCGGCCCGTCCCCGAGTCGTCAGGGTTCGGTGTTGAGTCTCGCCATTCTGGGTATCGCCCTTGCGTCTGGGGAAGCTTATACTACAATGGACACTCGGCCGCTTCCAAGGCCCCTGTCGGGAAGGACGGGCCGAGACCGGATGGAGACGATGCTCAAAAAGGACACTTTGGTGGACCTGTTTGAGAATCCTTACTTCCAAGAGGTGCTGGATCAGGCCCTGCGTCAGATCGTCGCCTTGCGGTCGGACCGACGACCCTTTCAGCTCCTTATCGAATTTCTTCAGTCGGCCAACATCGACTTCGACTGGGAGCAATTTCAAGCCCTGGCCCAACGGAATGCCCGCTGGTATTTGGTCAACTCAGAGCCCTTTCTGAAGGAGCTGGCGGCGACCCTCGAGGAAATGCAGGGTTGCAAGAACTCCTGGACTTCTATGAACTGCGCGGTCGTGCTGTCCGGCGGGACACCCAAACTGGAAGTGTCTGCTCGCTCCGGCTTGCGGGAAATATTCACGATGCGGGATAACTTTGACAACTGGCTCCGCTTCGTCAACAACATCTTGGAGACGATGGCCAGCACCCTGAATCAGCAGGTATGGATGCCGTCCGAGGCCGAGCAACTCGTCACCTGGGACGAACTCCTGAATCAGACCGAGCAATGGCTGGAGGCCATCAAGAGCGCTCTCCAGCAGTGGCACAACCGATACAACAGCAAGCAGTAAGGTAAGGCATCGGGTCAGGTGCCGAAGGACGGAGGGCCTCATCGATCATGGGGCGGATGGCGAGTAGCGGGGCGACCACGTACTATCCCCACTTGCTACTCGCTATGGGCCATTCTCTCCCGCACGTCATGGCTCCCGATCCATGAACTGCTCCATCGCTTTCACTCCGGAAACGTCTCCAGGGGGGCCATCCGCAGTCGCAAGGAGGGGACTGGGGCGTTAGGTATTAACCGGTCAGACCGGACGGCCGACTGCAGGGCGGGCCATGTCGTCTGAAGACGTCGGAAGAGAGCCTCGGCGGCGACCCGGTGAGCGATCTCGCTGGGATGGGGATCCAGGGCCGGGACGGCTTGCAGGCGTCGGGTGTCCATCCCCCAGAAAACCTGAAGTAAGTCCAACCACGGGAGGCCCTCCGCCTGGAGGAGCCGGTGGACTTGCTGGTGGATGTCTTGAAACGGATAGCCCCCGTCCATCGGAAAGCCCACGTGAGGCCAGATCACGAACAAACAGGGCACGCCGTGACGCCGACACTCCTGCCCGACCTCGGCGACGACCCGCCGGTGCCGTTGCCACGGCCGTCCCTGCGGATCGTAGAGGCCCCGAATGTAGTGCTCCTGAGCCCGACGGAACCGGCGAGCCCACCGCTGATAGTCGATCCAGTAAACCAGTCGAGAGGACCGGCGCAGTCGCTGGACCCAGGCCGGCGTGGCCGCCAGACTCTGCTGGAGACGTAAGATCTCCGCCGGGATCGGCCCCGTGTCGGGGTCGTTGATAAAGTACCCGAAGATCACGAGGTCCGGTCGATAGCCCCAAGCGGCCCGAAGCTGGCCGAGTTCGTCCTCGGTCGAAGCCCCACTGACGGCCCAGTTTAGGACCTCATAGGTCTCCTGACCTGTCGCCGTGTTCAGGAACCACTCTAAGAGCTTCGGATAGGTCTGCGGGGGCTGCACGTTGGCGCCCCAGGTGTAGGAGTCGCCGAGGACCAAGACCCGGATGACCCCTCGGGGTTTCTCGGGGGCGTACACGCGATCCCGGTAGGGTCGTTGGGGGTCTTCGACGACGACAAAGGCCGGCCGGTCCCATACCCGGGAGGGCGGTGTCCAAAGCCACCGGAGTCCGGTCTCGGCGACAGCCAGGACGACGATCAGGCTGTACGCTGTCCCTCGAATCCAACGTCCCACGGGGTACCTCGGAAATTCGGCAGTTCGGCAATCCGGCAGACGGGGGCCACGGAAGAAGGAGCGGAAGATAAGTTTTGTCAGGGCTTCGGTCTTGTGCCTGCTATGCTTATCTGCCGAATTCCGAACGGCCGAACTCCCAAGCTCCCGAATTCCCGTTCACACGAGCTCATAGGGGTCGACCTGCACCCGCAGGAAGTCCCGCCGGAAGGGAAGCCGCCCCAGGACGTCCCGGAGCGCCTGCCGTACGGCCCGCCGGTCCGTCGTCCGGATGAGGACGTGGTACCGGTACTTCCCCTGAAGCCGCCACAGGAGCGGCTGGACCGGTCCGTGGACCTGCGTCTGGGGGATCGACCGTTCCGTCAGGAGCTCCGTCAGCGTCTGCGCATACTGTCGGGCCAGGGCGTGCTCGGGATGGACGACCGTCAGCAGGACGATGCTCGTGAAGGGCGGATACTGAAACCGCTGACGGTACGCCAGCTCCTCCCGGAAAAAGCCCTCGTAGTCGTGCTGACACGCATACCGGATAGCGTAGTGCTCGGGCCGGTACGTCTGGATGATGGCCCGGCCCGGTCGGTCCGCCCGGCCCGAACGACCGACGACCTGCGTGATGAGCTGAAACAGACGTTCGTGGGACCGAAAGTCCGGCAGGCCCGTGCTCGTGTCGGCCTCCAAGACGCCGACCAGCGTGACCCGCGGGAAGTGATGCCCCTTGGCGACCATTTGGGTCCCGACGAGGACCTGAACCCGGCCCTCGTAAAAGTCGCCCAGCAGTCGAAACAGCTCCCGGGGCCGGCTCAGCGTGTCCCGGTCGAGGACGCCGACCCGCACGTCGGGGAACTCTCGTTCGAGGAGGGCCTGGACCCGTTCGGTCCCGATGCCCGTGGCGATGAGGTACGGACGCTCGCAGACGGGACATCGCTTCGGGACCGGCTCCGTCGCATCGCAGTAGTGGCATCGCAGGACGCCGGCCTTCTTGTGCAAGACCATGTGGATGCTACACTGCGAGCATGTCAGGACGTGGCCGCAGGCCCGGCACTGCACGAAGGGCGCATAGCCCCGACGGTTGATCAGGACGATGGCCGTCTCCCCCCGGTCCAGCGTCTCCCGAAGCGACGTCATCAGGAGGGGAGAGAAAAAGGGGTGACTCCCCCGAGCATAGGCGTCTCGCATGTCGACCAGGACGACCTCGGGCAGGACGGCCCCCGGGACGGCCCGCTGGGTCAACCGATACAGGCCGTACGTGCCCTGCCGGGCATGGGCATAGGTCTCGACCGACGGCGTGGCCGTCACGAGGAGCGCCACGGCGTTTTCGAATCGAGCCCGGGCGAGGGCCACCTCCCGGGCGTTGTAAACCGGAAGCTCGTCTTGGCGGTACGACCCGTCCTGCTCCTCGTCGACGACGAGGACGCCGACGTCCTCCAGGGGCGCGAAGATGGCCGACCGGGCGCCCAAGACGATGCGGGCCTCGCCCGTCCGGATCCGCCACCACTCGCTCGTCCGCTGGGCCGGCGTCATCTCGCTGTGGAGAACGGCCAGGAGGTCACCAAACTGACGACGGAACCGCTGGGTCACGGCCGGAATCAGGGCAATTTCGGGCATTAGGACGAGGGCCGTCTTGCCCCGCCGGACGGCCGCCTCGATGAGGCGTAGGTAGACCTCTGTCTTGCCGCTCCCGGTCACGCCGTACAGGACGCCGGCGTGGAAAGTCCCGGCCTCGACGTACTTCTGAAGGGACTCCAGGACGGCCCGTTGTTCGTCGTTGAGGACGACAGGGGCCTCGCTACCGACGGGGGCGTCCCAGACGATAGGACGGGGATGATATTGCACGTAAACCTGA
Above is a window of bacterium HR11 DNA encoding:
- the leuB gene encoding 3-isopropylmalate dehydrogenase, whose protein sequence is MQTRIYRIIVLPGDGIGPEVMAEALRVLRVVERRFGVRFEFHEDLIGGACIERYGVALRPETLERCRRAHAVLLGAVGGPRWDDPRAPVRPEQGLLTLRKGLGLFANLRPVQTYPWLQEASPLKPDVTRNVDFIVVRELTGGLYFGRPQRQWRNRRGRQAVDTLRYSEAEIRRVLLVAFELARQRRRRLTSVDKANVLASSRLWRALAEEVARAYPDVELRHMLVDTCAMQLVRRPADFDVLVTENMFGDILTDEAAALTGSLGLLPSASLGRRRRDGTGLGLYEPVHGSAPDIAGRGVANPIGMIRSAALMLRYSLGLPQAAEAVERAVEAVLAAGYRTPDIAAPGTTVVDTITMGERIAAALGKGDGEMA
- the dnaG gene encoding DNA primase, whose amino-acid sequence is MASPWLTWLCEHIDPIEVFSAYTKLRRVGRRWVGLCPLHPERTPSFYVFPETNSFFCFGCHRGGDVFRFLQTAENLDFPGVLRLLQERWKLPPPPGEPTTDRDRQVAALIQALDRAHRFYRQALYTEAAAEARAYLEGRGVPETAWEAYGLGYAPPDGQALYDHFRQADVPTWVIAQCGLFIERDGRWFDLLRNRIVFPIHDPAGRVVALAGRALEEGVPKYLNSPETPVFRKSQTLFGLGWAAPAVRQRRAVVLVEGYFDAVLMALHGWPHTVALMGTALTADHVRWIQRHADRVWVGFDADESGQKAAWEALHELVGGGFAPSFLRWTEGKDPAEVLQRAGTPALGRAFAEAMDGWDFALFYLMTRHAGVSPDEWPTLRQDDARWERSAAAIVQNRQALQALFQLLTRVPHQSSRYYAALQIARRLGLEPPAQLYADFLRWLRRKSGAESQAPGPGSPPPALTLERTSLPSYEKWILRALIERPDLFERLMTRVGEAILEVARSHRLLRFLYDAWYAGRTVDWPLLLEVFSEPPESLWVHDLLRDETPWDERVFTEAVELLHIVYFRRLRNELARRRERLDPDVARQVYELTRELIDLERASGLHRLGPSPG
- the priA gene encoding Primosomal protein N' — translated: MANPKTTDTALWVPAAEAEPRPTTVPGRLVQVWTRQFPYENLTYLWPEAAGVEPQVGLRVVVPLRNRRVTGYVVDPQATPLDRPGVRYKPVDLVLDPQPLCPPTLVRLLRWAADYYLQPLGAYLHLAIPPGLHALHRAEVRITPAGLQAAAEWAAGARQRRLPLWARVLLYVAEARKATLPKVRRAVGSRSLHAAVQYLRARGWVEVRERLHQRAKVPKTTVVHLVRPPADGERVPGAYRDILTYLTQAGRDVLLEELAEQVRDAESSGADPQVAQRRLRDRLRRMVARGWIQVYVQYHPRPIVWDAPVGSEAPVVLNDEQRAVLESLQKYVEAGTFHAGVLYGVTGSGKTEVYLRLIEAAVRRGKTALVLMPEIALIPAVTQRFRRQFGDLLAVLHSEMTPAQRTSEWWRIRTGEARIVLGARSAIFAPLEDVGVLVVDEEQDGSYRQDELPVYNAREVALARARFENAVALLVTATPSVETYAHARQGTYGLYRLTQRAVPGAVLPEVVLVDMRDAYARGSHPFFSPLLMTSLRETLDRGETAIVLINRRGYAPFVQCRACGHVLTCSQCSIHMVLHKKAGVLRCHYCDATEPVPKRCPVCERPYLIATGIGTERVQALLEREFPDVRVGVLDRDTLSRPRELFRLLGDFYEGRVQVLVGTQMVAKGHHFPRVTLVGVLEADTSTGLPDFRSHERLFQLITQVVGRSGRADRPGRAIIQTYRPEHYAIRYACQHDYEGFFREELAYRQRFQYPPFTSIVLLTVVHPEHALARQYAQTLTELLTERSIPQTQVHGPVQPLLWRLQGKYRYHVLIRTTDRRAVRQALRDVLGRLPFRRDFLRVQVDPYELV